From Shewanella psychrophila, a single genomic window includes:
- a CDS encoding LysR family transcriptional regulator: MVNLEHLQVINTICAEGSFQKASEKLHKVRSAVSYSVKQVETYYDIQIFNRQTYRPELTADGKLLIVKIRQLLKQASDFETYVNELKGECETELRLGVSSNFPLDRITELLLELKQDFPSTTIHLEIEVASGERMLLDEKVDIAIYGTPFKNKAVDYNLIDTMNIPLLISTQLPLKDTSHVTEEELTSYPQVIVKSTDNRSPDTSIIDDALKWYVTDLHTKKTLITQGLGWGRLPEHMVEEELKSGELVSLNTLGDFKLPMYIAKLKNRALGPVALKIWNDFQ; the protein is encoded by the coding sequence ATGGTGAATTTAGAACATCTTCAGGTTATCAATACCATCTGTGCAGAAGGCAGCTTTCAGAAAGCCAGCGAGAAACTGCACAAGGTGCGCTCGGCTGTGTCCTACTCAGTAAAACAAGTAGAAACCTATTACGATATTCAGATCTTTAATCGTCAAACCTATCGACCAGAACTCACTGCAGACGGCAAACTCTTAATCGTAAAGATTCGCCAGCTACTCAAGCAGGCTAGTGATTTTGAAACCTACGTTAATGAGCTAAAGGGTGAGTGCGAGACTGAGCTACGTCTAGGCGTTAGCTCCAACTTCCCCCTAGATAGGATCACAGAACTACTGCTCGAACTAAAACAGGACTTCCCTAGCACCACGATTCATCTGGAAATTGAAGTCGCATCCGGTGAGAGAATGCTACTGGATGAAAAGGTCGATATTGCTATCTATGGCACCCCTTTTAAAAACAAAGCGGTGGACTATAACTTGATTGATACTATGAATATCCCCCTACTCATCTCTACACAGCTGCCACTTAAGGATACGAGTCATGTCACTGAGGAGGAACTCACAAGCTATCCTCAGGTCATCGTAAAATCCACAGATAACAGATCGCCAGATACCAGTATTATTGATGATGCATTGAAGTGGTATGTTACAGATCTCCATACTAAAAAGACCTTAATCACTCAAGGCCTTGGCTGGGGACGTTTACCTGAACATATGGTGGAGGAAGAGTTGAAATCTGGGGAGTTAGTTAGCTTAAATACCTTAGGTGATTTTAAGCTTCCTATGTATATCGCTAAGCTAAAAAATAGGGCCCTGGGACCAGTGGCTCTTAAAATCTGGAACGATTTCCAGTAA
- a CDS encoding helix-turn-helix transcriptional regulator, translating into MRPTVWLKPGMLIIYGAALDAAPHKHHAIQLIWPSNDSSYRLNGNVAAGALLIDADVEHQLSMKAGWIVLIEPLSYWGKTLQAQLAGRSIHQLALLGFAKSVTKPVTKVMEAEPFSLLAPLFESLEIDLSASPLSRPHSDQRIQKLISQLDSCFDGDCIKPSSWRAAEVAEQLALSESRFLHLFREQMGIAWRPYLLWRRMFCAVIALKNGNNVTQAAYLAGFSDSAHLSRTFKNQFGMTIRQALTLFQLKSSSS; encoded by the coding sequence ATGCGTCCAACGGTTTGGCTAAAGCCCGGTATGCTAATTATTTATGGCGCAGCCCTCGACGCAGCACCCCATAAGCATCATGCCATTCAGCTGATATGGCCAAGCAATGACTCAAGTTATCGACTCAATGGCAATGTCGCTGCAGGCGCATTGTTAATCGATGCTGACGTAGAGCACCAACTTTCAATGAAAGCGGGTTGGATAGTCCTGATAGAACCTCTGAGTTATTGGGGCAAGACCTTACAAGCTCAACTTGCTGGTCGGTCAATACACCAACTAGCACTGCTCGGCTTCGCTAAATCGGTCACTAAGCCAGTAACTAAAGTAATGGAAGCAGAGCCCTTTTCTTTGTTAGCCCCACTGTTTGAGTCCTTAGAAATAGACTTGAGCGCCTCTCCTCTTTCTCGGCCACACTCAGATCAAAGAATTCAAAAGCTCATTTCACAACTCGATAGCTGTTTTGATGGTGATTGTATCAAGCCCAGCAGTTGGCGAGCTGCAGAAGTTGCAGAGCAACTCGCCTTGTCCGAAAGCCGTTTTCTGCATCTTTTTCGAGAGCAGATGGGCATAGCCTGGCGCCCCTATCTATTATGGCGTCGAATGTTTTGCGCCGTAATAGCCCTTAAAAATGGCAACAACGTAACTCAAGCAGCTTACCTAGCAGGTTTTTCTGACAGTGCTCACCTGAGCCGAACCTTTAAAAATCAATTCGGCATGACAATTCGTCAAGCGTTAACCCTATTCCAACTAAAATCCTCATCTAGCTAA
- a CDS encoding transglutaminase-like domain-containing protein yields the protein MKTLISKHSEITKQHLQTTAMLDFEHPSIQNLVDKRGWAQLSQYDAIGAIYTYVRDEIRFGYNADDRLSASQVLKDGYGQCNTKGTLLMALLRAVGIPSRFHGFTIFNELQRGAIPNYLFAIAPQRIIHSWVEVELDGGWINLEGYIIDRDYLTQVQQSFSQQCKQFSGYGISTKCLSNPDIDWKGQDTYIQSEGIADDFGLYIQPDDFYVKYGSNLSGIKKFLFRYLLRHLMNRNVNRIRAKGI from the coding sequence ATGAAAACACTAATATCAAAGCACAGTGAAATAACCAAACAGCACTTACAGACCACTGCTATGTTAGATTTTGAGCACCCAAGCATTCAAAATCTCGTCGATAAACGTGGCTGGGCGCAGCTAAGTCAATATGATGCAATAGGGGCAATTTATACCTATGTGCGCGATGAGATCCGCTTTGGCTATAACGCTGATGACCGCCTCAGTGCCAGCCAAGTGTTAAAAGATGGCTACGGCCAATGCAATACCAAAGGCACCTTGCTTATGGCGCTATTAAGAGCCGTTGGGATCCCCAGTCGTTTCCATGGGTTTACCATCTTTAATGAGCTGCAACGCGGCGCCATTCCAAATTACCTATTTGCGATAGCACCGCAGCGAATTATCCATAGCTGGGTGGAAGTCGAGCTAGATGGCGGCTGGATTAACTTAGAGGGTTACATTATCGACCGAGACTACCTGACTCAGGTACAGCAAAGCTTCAGTCAGCAGTGCAAGCAATTTTCAGGCTATGGTATCTCAACTAAATGTCTTTCAAACCCAGATATCGATTGGAAAGGCCAAGATACCTATATTCAAAGTGAGGGGATAGCTGATGATTTTGGTTTGTATATTCAACCCGATGACTTTTATGTTAAATATGGCAGCAACCTAAGCGGAATAAAGAAATTCCTATTTCGTTACCTGCTACGTCACCTGATGAATCGCAATGTTAACCGTATCCGAGCTAAAGGCATCTAA
- a CDS encoding kynureninase, producing the protein MSQGNALTLQPHYESFKVSERILLSGHSHQAWPDVAKQGLLKCFDDAATHIDDKWLAAFEKADRVRDFYRSLLGEAKGQIALGASTHELLLRFLSDLNCFKQSLGRPIKIVTTDGEFHSLRRQLNRLKDLNVNIEVVPVEPSSTLAERLINHLDDKTDAVMVSAVFFGTSEIFRDVGLVAKAADNLNIPCLVDAYHALNVVPFNLYEWQLASAFVVAGGYKYCQAGEGNCMMRIPKNYQGSPIITGWYTEFDVLSQAPGKVGFGPGQSAFAGSTYDPSSHYRAAEVFDFFEAQNLTDIKLREVSQRQISQLWQGIEAMGLSHECLSLPSHAIADNAGFLALTTAKASEWVAELGQLGILCDSRGNQLRFGPAPYVTNHQLEQALNAVEDLARRIS; encoded by the coding sequence ATGAGCCAAGGTAACGCGCTAACACTGCAGCCCCATTATGAAAGCTTTAAGGTCAGCGAACGCATCTTACTCTCGGGTCACTCTCATCAAGCCTGGCCAGATGTGGCAAAACAAGGCTTACTAAAATGCTTCGATGATGCGGCAACACATATCGATGATAAGTGGCTGGCAGCCTTTGAGAAGGCCGATAGAGTGCGGGACTTTTACCGCAGTTTACTCGGTGAGGCTAAGGGGCAGATCGCATTAGGTGCTTCTACCCATGAGTTATTATTGCGCTTCTTGTCAGATTTAAACTGCTTTAAACAATCGCTGGGTAGGCCAATTAAGATAGTGACTACAGATGGTGAGTTTCACTCGCTGCGTCGTCAGCTAAACCGCTTAAAAGACCTTAATGTCAATATTGAGGTTGTGCCAGTTGAACCTAGCAGCACCTTAGCCGAGCGTCTTATCAATCATCTAGATGATAAAACCGATGCCGTGATGGTCTCAGCTGTGTTCTTCGGTACCAGTGAGATATTCAGGGATGTTGGCTTAGTCGCCAAAGCGGCAGATAACCTTAATATTCCCTGTTTAGTCGATGCCTATCATGCACTGAATGTGGTGCCTTTTAATCTCTATGAGTGGCAGTTAGCGTCGGCATTTGTGGTGGCGGGTGGCTATAAGTACTGCCAGGCAGGTGAGGGAAACTGCATGATGCGGATCCCGAAAAACTATCAAGGCAGCCCGATTATTACTGGCTGGTATACCGAGTTTGATGTGCTCAGCCAAGCGCCGGGTAAAGTCGGGTTTGGTCCTGGGCAGAGTGCATTTGCAGGCTCAACCTATGATCCTAGCAGCCACTACCGTGCCGCAGAAGTGTTTGACTTTTTTGAGGCTCAAAACCTTACCGATATTAAGCTCAGAGAGGTGAGTCAGCGGCAGATAAGCCAGCTATGGCAAGGGATTGAAGCTATGGGGCTTAGTCATGAATGCCTAAGCTTACCGTCACATGCTATTGCCGATAATGCTGGTTTTCTAGCACTGACCACAGCTAAAGCGAGTGAATGGGTGGCAGAACTGGGTCAGCTGGGGATTTTATGTGATAGCCGTGGCAATCAACTCAGGTTTGGCCCAGCGCCTTATGTGACTAATCATCAGCTGGAACAGGCACTCAATGCGGTTGAAGACCTTGCTCGGCGGATTAGCTAG
- the kynA gene encoding tryptophan 2,3-dioxygenase — translation MSCPHNNYRAMEDDIHTDFKDDMSYGDYLKLNQVLTAQQPLSYQHDEMLFIVIHQASELWLKLAGHELSSAVKNIQEGDFGHGFKVISRVKQILNQLTQSWNILSTLTPVDYLKFRDALGHSSGFQSYGYRKVEFLLGNKNASLLKVHESDPVVHQELKVILDAPSLYDVTLKVLHDNGLSIDADVLSRDFSQAYQSNDSVLQAWLSVYQNADEHFQLYELAEKLIDIEDSFQQWRFKHMYTVQRIIGNKMGTGGSTGVGFLKKALDISFFPELFELRTHL, via the coding sequence ATGAGCTGTCCCCACAATAACTACCGAGCCATGGAAGATGATATTCATACGGATTTTAAAGATGACATGTCCTACGGTGACTATCTAAAACTAAATCAAGTGTTAACGGCGCAACAGCCTTTATCTTATCAGCATGATGAGATGCTGTTTATCGTGATCCATCAGGCAAGTGAGCTGTGGCTCAAGCTGGCGGGACATGAATTGAGTAGCGCGGTAAAGAATATTCAAGAGGGAGATTTTGGCCATGGGTTTAAAGTTATCTCTCGGGTGAAACAGATCCTCAATCAGCTGACTCAGTCCTGGAATATTTTGTCGACATTGACGCCTGTGGACTATCTTAAGTTTCGTGATGCCTTGGGGCATTCTTCCGGTTTTCAGTCCTATGGTTACCGTAAAGTCGAATTTTTACTGGGCAATAAAAATGCGTCTCTGCTCAAGGTCCATGAAAGTGACCCTGTGGTGCATCAGGAGCTTAAGGTTATCCTAGATGCGCCAAGTCTCTATGATGTGACCCTTAAGGTATTGCATGATAATGGTCTTTCTATAGACGCCGATGTGCTAAGTAGAGACTTCAGTCAAGCCTATCAGAGCAACGACTCAGTGCTTCAAGCTTGGTTAAGCGTGTATCAGAATGCTGATGAGCACTTTCAACTCTATGAATTAGCGGAAAAACTAATAGATATTGAAGATAGTTTTCAGCAATGGCGCTTCAAACACATGTATACGGTGCAGCGAATTATAGGCAACAAGATGGGCACTGGTGGCTCAACGGGTGTCGGGTTCTTGAAAAAAGCCCTGGATATTAGCTTTTTCCCTGAGCTGTTTGAGCTTAGAACTCATTTGTAA
- the tnpC gene encoding IS66 family transposase, with protein sequence MKTTIQTASLSQEIEQLNAQNSELSEKVLTLQQQLDWFKRQLFGRKSEKLLEDNPNQEVLFDRLESGEQEPEDKQQISYTRSAKKRTGNEVNDTGLRFDDTVPTKVIELKAPELEGDDAEQYEVIGYKETHRLAQQPGSYTILIYKRSVVRHKTEHCLSVQPAPDNVLDGCFADVSVIAGIMVDKGVYHLPLYRQHQRMLDSGVQVSRATLINWVKRGIELLTPIYRAQLQHILTSSTLAMDEVPMKAGRKAKGRMKQTYFWPIYGEDDEVAFTWSSSRGAKHAKEQLTGFTGVLLSDGYQAYTNVIKALNRDNEANIIHATCWAHTRRYFDKSLLMEPELAKEALKQIAELYKIEKHIRDNLTYSDEILAYRQKWSEPIVDSFFKWLYDQRQRPEILPSNPLSKALSYALDRKTELKVFLSYPAVPIDTNHLERALRVIPMGRKNYLFCWTELGAEQLGMLQSLLVTCRLQGINPYTYLVDVLQRVSQQPASKVEELTPRVWKTKFADNPLTSDLMQTS encoded by the coding sequence ATGAAAACAACTATCCAGACAGCTTCGTTATCACAAGAAATTGAGCAGCTAAACGCTCAAAATTCTGAGCTGTCTGAAAAAGTGCTCACGCTGCAACAGCAACTCGACTGGTTTAAGCGCCAGTTATTTGGCCGCAAGTCTGAAAAGCTGTTAGAGGATAATCCCAATCAAGAAGTCTTATTTGACCGCCTTGAGTCTGGGGAGCAAGAGCCTGAAGACAAGCAACAGATATCCTATACCCGCTCAGCAAAAAAACGCACCGGCAATGAAGTGAATGACACCGGCTTGCGCTTTGATGACACGGTACCTACTAAGGTTATTGAACTTAAGGCGCCAGAGCTAGAAGGTGACGATGCTGAGCAGTATGAGGTTATCGGTTATAAAGAGACTCATCGCTTGGCTCAACAGCCGGGCAGCTACACCATTCTTATCTACAAGCGTTCCGTCGTCCGTCACAAAACTGAGCATTGCCTTAGCGTACAACCTGCACCCGATAACGTGCTCGACGGGTGTTTTGCTGATGTCTCTGTTATCGCCGGCATCATGGTCGACAAGGGAGTCTATCATTTACCCTTGTATCGCCAGCACCAAAGAATGCTTGATAGCGGCGTTCAGGTCAGCCGGGCTACTCTCATTAACTGGGTAAAACGGGGCATCGAACTGTTAACGCCTATCTACCGAGCTCAGCTACAGCATATCCTCACCAGCTCTACACTGGCCATGGATGAAGTACCGATGAAAGCAGGGCGTAAAGCGAAAGGTAGGATGAAACAGACTTACTTTTGGCCCATCTACGGTGAAGATGATGAAGTCGCCTTCACCTGGTCATCAAGCCGTGGAGCTAAGCACGCCAAGGAACAGTTAACAGGTTTTACCGGTGTACTGCTCAGTGATGGTTACCAGGCTTATACCAATGTGATAAAAGCACTTAATCGTGATAACGAAGCGAACATCATCCATGCCACCTGTTGGGCTCATACTAGGCGCTACTTCGATAAATCTTTACTCATGGAGCCGGAATTGGCTAAAGAGGCCTTAAAGCAAATCGCCGAGCTCTACAAAATCGAAAAACACATCCGCGATAACCTGACCTACAGCGATGAAATCCTCGCTTATCGGCAAAAGTGGAGTGAGCCCATCGTCGATAGCTTCTTCAAATGGCTCTATGACCAACGGCAACGCCCAGAGATTTTACCGAGCAACCCGTTAAGCAAGGCCCTTAGTTATGCACTTGATAGAAAAACAGAACTTAAGGTCTTCTTGAGTTACCCAGCTGTGCCTATCGATACCAATCACTTGGAGCGAGCTTTACGAGTCATACCCATGGGAAGGAAAAATTATCTATTTTGCTGGACCGAACTGGGGGCGGAGCAGTTGGGGATGCTGCAAAGTTTACTGGTTACCTGCCGTCTGCAAGGGATTAATCCTTACACTTACCTCGTCGATGTCCTGCAACGCGTCAGCCAGCAGCCAGCTTCGAAAGTTGAAGAACTCACGCCGCGAGTGTGGAAGACGAAATTTGCCGACAACCCACTCACATCAGATTTGATGCAGACTTCTTAA
- the tnpB gene encoding IS66 family insertion sequence element accessory protein TnpB (TnpB, as the term is used for proteins encoded by IS66 family insertion elements, is considered an accessory protein, since TnpC, encoded by a neighboring gene, is a DDE family transposase.) has product MLLPSPDLRIWLYAKPVDMRKQFDGLIVLAKHQLHASPMSGELFVFINRKQTMMKVLYFSRGGYCLWSKRLELGRFHHVEGNGDKINLTWTQLQCLIEGINWQKQVKNKRFSSL; this is encoded by the coding sequence ATGTTATTGCCCAGTCCGGATTTACGCATATGGTTGTATGCCAAACCCGTGGACATGCGCAAGCAGTTTGATGGCTTAATCGTATTAGCTAAGCACCAACTCCACGCTTCTCCCATGAGTGGTGAGCTGTTTGTGTTCATTAATCGCAAGCAGACCATGATGAAGGTGCTGTATTTCAGTCGCGGAGGATACTGTTTGTGGAGTAAGCGGCTTGAGTTAGGCCGCTTTCATCACGTTGAGGGTAACGGGGATAAAATCAATCTCACCTGGACTCAACTACAGTGCCTCATCGAAGGCATTAATTGGCAAAAACAAGTGAAAAACAAACGGTTTAGTTCGTTATAA
- the tnpA gene encoding IS66 family insertion sequence element accessory protein TnpA, with protein sequence MAKPHLTDAQKSTLLDKWCTTPLSMQDFCHQENISTSSFNRWRQQLTVPPEIQATEADWIALEPAKQDKLPVLPDPKPNWNIELVLPGDVILRLRY encoded by the coding sequence ATGGCTAAACCTCATCTCACCGACGCTCAAAAATCTACCCTCCTGGACAAGTGGTGCACAACGCCTTTATCTATGCAGGACTTCTGTCATCAGGAGAACATTTCAACTTCTTCTTTCAATCGTTGGCGCCAGCAGTTAACGGTTCCTCCAGAAATCCAGGCTACCGAAGCCGACTGGATAGCGCTTGAGCCCGCTAAGCAAGATAAGCTTCCCGTGTTACCTGACCCAAAACCAAACTGGAACATTGAGCTTGTGCTCCCTGGTGATGTCATTTTACGACTACGATACTGA